The Candidatus Eisenbacteria bacterium DNA window CATTGATTGCGATCCCACCACAGTCTGCGCCGCATACCGGGATGGAATCCTCGAGGTAAGAATAAAGAAATCCGGCGGGAAGGAAAAGGAGGCGTTTCAAATAAGGGTGGAATGACCGGCATCCGGATGTCCGGCTCGACGGATGGCTTTTGCCGGGCCCGGACCGGCCGACCCTAAGGACGCCCCGGCGGCATTCTGTGAAACGTAAAGAAGGAGGAAGATAGAGAGTTATGCCAAAGGGAGGCCAAAAAACAGCGGCTGAACCCCGGGAAGTCATCGAGATTCCGGCGGAGCTTCCTGCTCTTCCTGTCACGGATACCGTTGTATTCCCGTACATGATGCTCCCGCTTGTCATAAGTGACAAGAAGCTCGTCAGAATGGCGGATGAGAGTCTTGCCACAAACAAGATCATAGCCATATTTGCGAGAAAATACCCGGAGGGAGAGGAACCTGCCGCCGAAGACCTTTATTCAGTAGGAACTGCCTCGACGATCCTGAAGATGCTGAGATTTCCGGATAACTCGATGAGGCTCCTTGTCCAGGGTATTGGCAGGGTGAAGCTTGAAAGCGTCGTGCAGACCGAACCCTATCTCAAGGTGCGGCTTTCGGCCATTACCGAGGACAATAGAAAAACCGAAGAGACAAGCGCTCTCATGAAGAACGTCACAAACCTGTTCCAGAAACTTGTGGAATCGGTCTCTTATCTTCCTGAAGAGCTCAAAGTCCTTTCGATGAATATTGAAGAGCCGGGAAGACTCGCAGATATCGTTGCATCGAATCTCAATGTCGAGGTCGCCAGAAAGCAGGAAATTCTGGAGACAGTTGACGCGAAAGAGAGACTCCAGAAAGTTGCTGTTATCCTGGCAAGAGAGCTCGAGCTCCTCGAAATCGGCCAGAAGATTCAATCCGACGTCAAGACTGAAATGGACAGAGGGCAAAGGGAGTACTACCTGAGGCAGCAGCTCAAGGCAATTCAGAAAGAGCTCGGCGAGGTTGATGAGAGGACGCAGGAGGCAGACGAGCTGAGAGAAAAGATCAAGAAAGCTCAGATGCCTCACGAAGCAGAGGAAGCTGCGCTCAAAGAGGTCGAGAGACTGTCCAAGATGGCCGTTGCCGCAGCCGAGTACACCGTATCAAGAACCTACCTCGACTGGCTCGTCAGCCTGCCGTGGAGTGTGTCCAGCGGCGAGGAGATAAATGTTGGTGAGGCGGCTAAGATTCTCGAAGAGGATCACCACGATCTTGAAAAGGTGAAAGAAAGAATCCTCGAATACCTGGCGGTAAGGAAGCTGAAAAAGAACCCCAAAGGCCCGATTCTCTGCCTTGTCGGTCCGCCCGGAGTCGGTAAGACCTCGCTTGGAATGTCGATCGCGAGAGCCCTGGGAAGGAAGTTCGTGAGGATGTCTCTTGGAGGAATGAGAGATGAAGCAGAGATAAGAGGACACAGGCGAACCTACATCGGCGCTCTGCCGGGAAGAATTATTCAGGGAATGCGGAAGGCGGAATCGAACAATCCGGTTTTCATGCTGGATGAGGTTGACAAAATCGGAGCGGACTTCAGGGGCGACCCGGCCGCTGCACTGCTTGAGGTCCTTGACCCGGAGCAGAACTTCTCATTTTCCGATCACTACCTGAGTGTCGCCTTCGATCTTTCCAAAGTTGTTTTCATAACCACAGCTAATCTGCTTGACCCGATTCCCACCGTCTTGAGGGACAGGATGGAAGTGCTTGAGCTTCCCGGTTACACAAGGGAAGAGAAGCTCATCATCGCAAAGAAGTACCTCGTCCCACGGCAGTACGAGGAGAACGGCATCAGCCAGGAGTCTCTTGTTTTCAAGGACGATGCGGTAAGGGAAATTATCTCAAACTACACCATGGAAGCAGGCGTGAGAAATCTTGAGCGGGAGATTGCAACGGTCTGCCGGAAAGTGGCAAGGCAGATTGCGGAGGGAAAGGATACAAGCGTCAGCCTCACGGCAAAGAATCTGTCTGATTTCCTGGGTCCGGAGAAGTTTTTCTCCGAGATTGCCCAGAGGAACGATGAAGTTGGTGTGGCGACCGGCCTTGCCTGGACGGCGATGGGCGGCGAAATCATGTTTGTCGAAGCTCAGAAGATGAAAGGTGGAAAATCACTTTCGCTTACCGGCAACCTTGGCGAGGTCATGAAGGAATCCGCACAGGCGGCGCTGAGCTATGTCAGGTCGCTTTCGAAAGAACTTGGAGTGAAGGAAAATTTCTTTGATGCAACCGACATTCATATTCATGTGCCTGCCGGCTCAATCCCGAAGGACGGGCCTTCGGCAGGCGTTGCCATGGTCACATGCCTTGCCTCGCTTGTCACCGGGATCCCGGTGAAACACGATGTTGCGATGACTGGAGAAATCACGTTGAGAGGAAGGGTGCTTCCGATCGGTGGTGTGAGGCAAAAAGTTCTTGCCGCACATAGAGCCGGAATCAAGACAGTTGTTCTGCCAAGAAAAAACGAAAAGGACCTGGTTGAAGTTCCGGAAGAAGTAAGAAAAGAGATCAAGTTTGTCTTCGTCGAAAGAATTGATGAAATGCTTAGCGCTACTCTTTCGTCTCCAGTGCTCAAGCCAACTGAGGCGGCAGTTTCGCGCGATAGGGCTCCGTCCCGTGGAGTTGCCCAGGCTCTAAGAACATCGCCAGATGTTAAGAAACAGCACTCCCGGGCCCGCAAGAACACATAGCGGAGGCCTGGGAGAACGGGACGGCTCTCAAGTGGAGCAGTGCCAAGGAATTTCCGGGACACGACACTGATATGCCCCTGTCAGGTGCAGTTCTCCAGATAAGTCCGGAGCGATAGATGACGACCTACGGACGGCTGCTTAGCTACATGAAGCCTTACAAGAAGAGGATCGCCGGTGCCATCCTCTGCATGACCATATATGCAATCTTCAGCGGTTTTTCGATAGGGATGGTCTCACCTTTCATCAAGGTGCTCTTCTCGGAAAAACCCCTGAGCGTTGAGGTCACAAAAGAGAAGTCGGTCTTTGAGGCGGGGGGCCTTGGGGCATTTCAGGCGAAGATTGAAGTGCTGAAGCTCAAGGGGGAAAAATATCTCCTTGCATCAAGGCCGATAGTGTCGCTCGAAAGAATCTGCTTTGTAATCCTCGTGGTCATGCTTCTCAAGAACCTATTCGGCTACGGCCAGTCCTTCTTCATGGTCTGGGTCGAACAGGGGGTAATGCGTGACATACGAAACGATCTCTTCAGACACCTTCACGAGCTCTCTCTGTCCTTCTTTCATTCAAGAAAGACCGGCCATTTGATTTCGAGGATAACAAACGATGTTGGGCTTGTCCGGGACACAATCTCTTCGGGTTTCTTTAACCTCATAAGGGATAGTCTGCTTCTTTTGGTCTGCCTCTTCTGGATATTCTGGGTGAGCTGGAAGCTCGCCGTAGTTTCTCTTCTGGTCCTGCCGCCCAGCATGTTTGTCATCGTGTCGCTGGGAAGAAGATTGAGAAGAAGAAGCACAATAACTCAGGAGAGAATGGCCGACATAACCTCAGTGCTTCACGAGACTATCGGAGGCATCAGGATCGTGAAGGCGTTCGGCATGGAGGATCTGGAGACCAGGAAATTCGAGGGCAGGAACCGGGCATACTTCCGGTCATTCGTAAGGTTAAGAAGGGTGGGAGCTCTTGCCAGCCCGCTGGTTGAATACCTGGGAGTCATCTGCGCCACTGCCGTGCTCTGGTTCGGCGGTCATCAGATTTTCGTGGCAAAGAGTTTGGAGCCGAACCTCTTCTTCGTCTTTGTTTTTGCAATGCTCTCGCTGATGGTCCCGCTAAAAACCTTGAGCAACGTCAATGTGACAATTCAAGAGGGACTTGCTGCCGCGACAAGAATCTTCAGTCTTCTTGATACGAAGCCCATGGTGAACGAGAAGGAGAATGCAATCGAGATCAAGGAATTCAGGAGATCGATCTCCTTCGAAGACGTCACATTCAATTATGAGTCCGGCGATAGAGTCCTGAAGAAAATAAGTTTCGAAGTGAAGCCCGGCGAGGCAGTCGCGATCGTGGGACCGAGCGGCGCCGGGAAGTCAACTCTCGTTGACCTCATCCCGCGCTTCTACGACCCTGTTGAGGGTTCTGTGACGATAGACGGGAAGGATCTGCGAGAGCTCAAGCTGAGCTCGCTGAGAGCGCTCATAGGGATTGTCACTCAGGAGACCATACTCTTCAACGACACCGTCAGGAGCAACATCGCGTACGGAAAGGAGGGAGCAACACGGGAGGAGGTGGAGAACGCTGCGAAAGTTGCACATGCTCACGATTTCATTGTCTCATTTCCGGAAGCGTACGACGCCGTGATCGGCGAAAGGGGTGTTAAGCTTTCTGGAGGAGAGAGGCAGCGGATCGCTCTGGCAAGGGCAATACTCAGGAATCCGCAAATCCTCATACTCGATGAGGCGACCTCGGCTCTTGACAGCGAATCGGAACGATACGTGCAGGAAGCAATACATCATCTCATGGAGAAACGCACTTCGTTTGTGATAGCACACAGACTCTCTACGATTCAGAATGCAACCAGGATTATCGTTCTCGATGACGGCAGAATCGTCGAGGAAGGGACTCACGATGAACTTCTCGAAATGGGAGGCACTTATAAGAAGCTTTACGAAATGCAGTTCGCGACCTAGAAAATGCAGAAATCGGCCCTTGTAGTCCGTTTGAGCTCGCTTGGCGACGTGGTGCTCGCGTCTAGCATTCCTGGAGCGCTTAAGAACGGGATACCCGGGATCAACATTACCTTCGTCACCAAGGCTCAATACGTCCCGGTGCTGAAATACAACCCATTCATTGATTGCCTGATCGGACTTGAGAATAGTGATCTCAGCCCGTCCGGTATGCTTCGGCTCATTTCACGGTTGAGGAGGTCTGAATTCGACTATGTAATTGACCTTCACGGAAACCTCAGAGCGCTGATAATCTCCGGGTTCGCAAAGAGCGGGATGAACGTCAGAGTGAGGAAGGACGGCATAAGAAGAAGGGCATTTGTCCACGGACTGTTTAGAGACAGTTACAGGAGAGAACATGCCGCCCGGACTTACCTGAAAACGGTAGCCGGAATTCTGGGACAGGTTCCGGATCTTGCTCCCGAGGTCTATGTCGGTCAGGACGAGATGCGCAGCGCTGTGTCCTTCGTCGGAAGAATTGACGGACTGAAGTCTCCGGTTATCGGTGTTTGCCCCGGGGCGAGATGGCCGGCCAAGATGTGGGGGCAGGAAAAGTTCGGCCAACTTGTCCGTCTCATCACCCGTGAACTGGGCGGGACGGCTATCGTGTTCCTTGATGAGGCCGGAGTCGTGACCCCCCAGGGGATGGCCATCGAAGAGAATGACAGATCCGTTTTCGCCTTCAGAGGTGAGCTCGGTGTCGTGGCTGCGTTGCTATCGCTTGGCAACGCGGTCGTGACGAACGATTCGGGATTGATGCACCTGAGCTGCGCACTTGGAAAGCATGTTGTCGCAATCTTCGGTCCGACGACGCCGGAGCTTGGTTTTTCGCCGCTCGGAGACGGACACCGGATAGTTTCAAAGGGACTTGCGTGCCAGCCCTGCTCGGTGCATGGTGAGAAGAAATGCAGACTGGGCACTCTGGAATGTATGGAATCAGTATCTGTGGATGGCGTGTTTCATGCCTTGAAGTCGGTCTTGGGCTTATCCTGAAGACTGAACAACTGGAAACTGGAGATAATCTATGGGAAACATTCCTCTTCAAAGCGGAATTGTCTACGGACCGGTGAATTCAAGACGACTCGGGAAGTCACTCGGTCTTAATATACTTCCCGATTCATACAAGTTCTGCACGTTTGACTGCGTGTACTGCCAGTACGGCTGGACTCACGTCCATTCGCTGGATGCGGGAGAAAAGGCAGGCGAACTTCCAAGCCCGGGAGAGATAGACCTGGCACTCACACGCGCGATGGAAGAGCTCGTTGGTAAGAAAACTAGAGTTGATTACATAACATTTTCTGGAAACGGCGAGTCAACGCTTCACCCGAAGTTCCCAGAAGCAGTGGAAATTGCACGCCATCTCAGAGACAGGTACGTCCCCGAAGCGAAGCTTGCAATACTCTCCAACTCCTCCACAGCGAATCGCAAGGACGTGAGGAAAGCGCTTGGGAGACTCGATGTGCGAATAATGAAATTAGATGCGGGCAGCGCGGAGATTATCAGGAAATTGAATCGGCCTTCCGAAGGAATCGAGTTCGAGGCGATTGTAGAGGGGTTGAAGACGCTCAAATCGGTGACAATTCAATCGCTCTTTGTCGACGGGCAGTTCGGCAACTCAGGACAGAGAGAGGTCGAAAAGTGGCTCGCAGCTCTTGAGGAGATAGCACCAATAGAGGTTCAGATATACACGCTTGACCGGGCTCCCGCCTCTGACAAAGTCATCGCAATTGACAGAAAGAGGCTCGAAGCGATCGCGAAGAAAGCTCAGGAGAGAGGCTTCAAAGTAACTCCCTACTGGAGAGAGTAAGACTTGGAAAGAAAGAGGGGCGTTTTTCTTGACAGGGATGGAACGATCATTGAAGACATCCCGTATCTTGGCGACCCAAAAGATGTGAAGCTTATCCCCGGGAGTGCCGATGCAATTAGGATGCTGAACGAAAGAGGCATCGCGGTTGTTGTCATCACCAATCAGTCCGGCATTGCAAGAAAGCTTTTTTCGAGGAATGACCTTGAGGAAGTCCATAGGAGGATGGTGCAGCTCATAAAGGAAGCCGGCGGCGAGCTGGACGGAGTTTTCTACTGTCCTCACCATCCTGAGTTTGACGTCGAATGCGAGTGTAGAAAACCGAAGCCGGGGCTTGTCCTGATGGCCGCTGACAGGCTCAAGCTGGACTTGCCGCGATCATACACAATCGGGGACAACCCGACTGATGTCCTGTGCGGGATGAACGCCGGCACGAAGACCGTGCTCATAAGAAAAGTGCACGACGAGCCAGATCCGGCGCGGGTGGGCGAGATTTCCGCAGCGGATCTGAGGCCGGATTTTGTCGCGGACAATCTCCTGGAAGCGGTCAAGTGGCTGGTCAAGAGAGATGAGAACGATCGCAGCTAGGTTGACCGAATTCTTCCTCTCCCCCTTGGGGAGAGGATTGAGGTGAGGGGAAATAGGTGGGATAACTAGATGTTCAGAAAACTGCAGAAAACGCTGAGAAGCAAGTTCATAGCCGGGATTCTCATTGTCATCCCTCTCGGCATAACCTACCTCATGTTGCGCCTTCTCTTCAACACCGTTGACAACATTCTTGCGCCCCTGCTGACCAGATTGATTGGTTTCAAAATCCCCGGTCTTGGACTTATCGCTACTCTTATCATCATCTTCGCCCTTGGTTTTCTTGCCGCGAATGTCCTCGGGAAGAGGTTCATTTTGTACCTTGACGGTCTCATGCGAAGGGTCCCGCTTGTGCGAAGCATTTACGTCTCGTCCAAGCAGTTTCTTGAAGCCGTCTCTGTTCCCGCGTCCCAGAGTTTCAAAAGAGTTGTGATTATCGAATATCCGAGGAAAGGCATTTTTGCGGTTGGGTTCGTGACAAAGGAACGAGTTGAAGCCCCCGCTGGGTCCGGCAGGCTCACGGCAGTCTTCATCCCTAGTCCCCCTAACCCCGCGACTGGGATGGTGGTTCTGGTCGAGAAGAGTGAGATTATCGACACGGATCTCAACATCGAAGAGGCGATAAAAATTATTCTCTCGGGAGGCGTGCTTTTCCCCGAAGGCCTCGTGCCGAGACAACAAATCCGAGGGCACCAGTCAGCCCCCAAAACAGAAGCGAAAGCGTAGGATCGAGAAGGACAGTACCGAAGACGGAAGATACTACAAGGCAGAAAAGCGAGGCAGACAGGGAAAGTGCGAGTCCACGATCCCTGTTTTCTTTTTTGAGCCCCAGAGAAAACCCCTGCGTCAGAAGAGATGCCAGGAACATGAAATAGCAGAGCAAAGTCAGAATCCCGCTTTCAACACCGACCTGAAGAAAATCGTTGTGCCAGTTACGGACCCTCTTGTCTTGAAGACCGGCAAGATTCGGATAAATCTTCCTGAAAGTGCCAAGGCCGTGGCCCTCGAGCGGTTTTTCCGATATGAGCCTCATTCCCTCACTCCAAATTGTTACTCTCTGTGTTGAGTGAGTAAGCGGGTCCTTCAGAGTAAGTGCACGCTCTCTGAGGGGCGGGACCAGAAGGACCAGTGCGATAAGAATTGGGATTGCGACAAGCAGCTTCTTCCTTGCCAGAAAGGCGGCAAGGAGGACGGACAAGATGAGAGCAGTCCATGCGCCTCTGGTAAAAGTGAAAAAGAGTCCAAAGATAGTTGCTGCAAGCCCTGAGACCCAGGCCGCTTTCGGGAGAAATGTCTTGGTCTCGCGCGGATGTACGAGTTGAAATGCGATAGTTGAGGCAAGGAACACGCCGAGAGTCGTGTATCCTCCGGTGAATGAATGTGCCCTCTCTGTCCTTCCTGTGAAATAGATGAAGAGCCCGTACAGTGAAGCGAGAACGGCAGAAATGAAGAGGAGCCTTGTGCTCTTCTCAATATCCCTGGCATCCCTGATGAAGTGAATGAGCGCGAAGAAAAGCAGCGCTGTGATCAGTTTCGGAATTGCCGCAACGGAAAGACCCGGCGCGACAGACACCGGAACTGAAAGCGAACGAAGAACAATGAATGCGGTAAGGAAGTATCCAAAAAGCGGAATTTCCCTTCTCGCTCTGCAGCCGCCGAGAAAATCAACAATGCAGAGCAGGATGAGTATGTAAAACAAAATTTGAGAGAAAAGAAGAGACAAGATGAGACTGAAAAAAAGTAACTGAATGATTAGATTGGAAGCGTCATGGAGTCTGCTTCCCCGGGAAGTCTGAGCCGGTGTGCTCCTTGCTGTTTCTTCCATTGTCATCCTAGATTCTTCCGCGGTCATGCTCGATAAGGACTGATACCTCGGCGAAAACCTCGTCGACTGATATTGCCTTCATGCATTCGAGGTCTTTGCTGCATGTCTGTTTCACGCAAGGAGAGCAGTCGAGTTCCTTACTGATGAGTTTGCCGCGGCCGTGCCACGGTCCCGTTACGGAAGGATCTCCCGCTCCGAAAAGAACCAGATAAGGAATGCCAAGTGCGCACGCCAGATGCACGACGCCTGAGTCGTTCGCAATCAAGAGGTTCATTCTTCTGAGGACAGCTGAAAGGGAGAGGAGGCTGGTCTTCCCAACGAGGGAAATGGGAGGAGTCTTCATGATCCCGCTCATCCCGAAGGCAATGTGCGCGTCGCTGACGCTTCCAAGAAGAACGATCTTTGCACCAAAGCTCTGTGCGAGGCGGTCTGCGAGAAGTGCGAATCGTTCGACCGGCCATCTTCTTGATGAAGCAAACGAGGATGGCGCGATGGCAACCAAGGGTGCATCGCTCCTCGGTGAATATCCTGAGAGCTCCAGGAGAGGATCGGATTCCTCCTGAGGAAGATCGAGCCGCAAGGGCAAACCATCATCAGGAGTACAGCCCACAAGCGCGGCAATGTCGGCATAGAGGAGCACACGGTGAGTTTTCTTCCGGTCTTTCCTGAAGCGAAGGGCCTTGGTCAGAAGCGGCCGGCGGCACTCGGCAGAATAGCCGATCCTATCACGGGTTCCGGATAGAAAGGCCGTCAATGCTGACGAGAAGGAGTTGGGAAAAATGAGAAACTTATCGAAGCCGATCTTCCTAATTTCTTTCGCAAGGGAGATCGCCCCTCGAAGCGAACCCGAAACCTCTTCCCGCCTGAAAGTGATTACCTCCTCGAACCTCCCGTCATGAGCGAAGAGCTCGCCAAGAGCTGACGGAGCCAGAATGGAGATTGTCGAATCGGGATTTGCGTTCACCACTCCGGTTATTGCCGGGGTGGTGAGTATCGTGTCGCCCAGCCAATTAGGAGTTCTTATGAGAATTGATGGACCTGCGTTCATCAGGTGCTAGTTTCCCCCTTCCGGAACATATTTGAGCTGGTGCTGCACCGTACCAACACTCTGCTGCAACGTGGGATCCTGGTGCCTGAGCGTAACTCACCGGGAGCAGTGGGCCACCCACCTTGGGTGAGCAGGCAGGGGAAAGGTATTCCCCGCCTGCGAACCCTAGTTGGGTCACTGCGGAGGTGGTGAAGCGAAGGTACCAGGTCCCACACTCAACAGCGAATTGCTACTCCTTGAACAACCTGTAGTTCTTGTATTCACCGACTCTGATGCCTGAAACTCTTTCCACAGCGTGAAGAAGGATCTCTCTTGCCGAATGTTCTCTGAATGAGAAATAAGGTCTTGGGGAATAATTCCCGGCTTTGACACTCTCGATCCGCTTCTTCATGACAGCCGGGTGCGTTCCTTCGAAGCGATAGGTTTCATCCTCCTGTACGAATGATTCTCCCTGTTTTGTCCCATGCTCTTTTTCAATCCACTCATCATCATGCCACAGTTTATCGAATTCTCTCGTCTTTTCCCTCATCAGGCTTTCGTCTCGCGCCCAGCCGTAATGAAACATCCTTGCTCCTGCGAGTGCAGCCGTTAGTTTTCTTCCGTTCTTTCTGAATCCCTGGGCGTCCTTCCAGGAGTTGATTCCCCTTCCGGTCTTCACAACCCTGACCTCTCTTCTGTACCATCTTCTGCCTCTTGCGACGGTGCCGTAGCTTCCGTAGAAATGAACGTAGTCGAAGAGTAGCCCGTCAACAGAGGGTTCGTCCAGGAATCTCTCCATCGAGCTTGCCACAGCGGGAGCGTCGTCCTCATGAAGGACTTCATCCGCCTGAACGTAGAAAGCCCAGTCCCCGCTCACTTCTTGAAGGGCTTTGTTTGTCAGAATGGAAAGGAGCTTCCCGCCTTGCCTCAGGTTTTCGTCCCATTCGGATTCCATCAGTTTCACTTTCGGCGAACCGATCTTCCGCAGCAGGGCCAGAGTATCGTCCTCAGAGTTTGCAACATTGACCACGAATTCGTCACAGAGTGGAAGGACGGATTCAATCGATTCGACGACAGGATAGCCGAGCTTCATCGCGTTTCGCACAAACGTGAAACCCGAGACTTTCATCAGCGGTCCTCTGATGAGAATGCCATCATCTAAATCAGCAATTCCCCATTGGTGATGGCCGTTTTCTTTTCTCCGCTTCGAAGGACAAAGTCCAGTCTTTGGCAGACTATCGGATTTCCTTTTGCATAAACAATGTCCTGATGAATGACTTTTCCCGGCGCCGAGAAGTCACGTACTCCGGTTTTCCCACCAAGATGATCGCTTCTGCCGTAGGCCCAGTGAAAACCTGCCTTCTCATCTTCAAGAACATTGCCTGAGACAACCGCTTTGTCATTGCATCCGATGGCAACTTCGGCAATATTGCACATGGCAGGTTCGCCAAGAAATTCACGCCGCATCCTCGCGGCATTTTCTCCATCGCCCTCGACATCCACAATCTTGTTATGTTTAATGACGAAGACAGCCGTTTCCCGGCCAAAAGCAGCCGGCACTCTGCCCTCTGTCTTACTGTTGGGATTCTCGTTCGGCACGACGCACACTTCACCCGATGGCAGGTTCACCACACGGGAAACATCCTTGTCAGTCGTTCTGTGCAGGAACCCGTTATCCTCCATTGGTGTTTTGCGATCCGAAACATCGAAATAGCACTTGTGGCCTGTCGAAAAAATCACCTCGACGCCGATTGACTGCTCATACAACTTTGCCAACAGAACACATTTTCCGGCAACCTTGCCGTAGTCGGCGGATAGCCCGGTCAGTTCCATCGCTTTGTTGACTCCCGGCATGCTGGCCGCACGCAGATCAGGATTCTTCCGTGTGTAACCGTGTAGGGGCGCTGTTGCTGAAAACTCGGGCATGCAAATGACGATTGTTGAATGGAGCATAACATCGCTTATCTTGGTGCGTTTTCCCTCAATGATGCCATACTCCGGCAAATCGCCGTTATTGCACCCGGTTGCTTCGTAGGTCAGCAAAGGATTCACCCGGGCATTGTATTTTCTTGAAAACTCTTTAATTTCGCGATGCCATTCTTCCGCCATCTCACGGCGCTTGCGCCATTCGGCACTGTCGGGTATTTTGCCAACGGGCAAGTCATACATGACAGTGACAACTTCATCCTTGGGAGCAAAAACATCAACAAATAGTTTCTCAAGATTGAAGGCCATATTCTCTCCTTTTCAGTGGGACCTGCGTGAGCGACATACTACAGACTCTCCGGATCATGCTCTTTCTCTCTTAAGTCCCATCATCAGAAACACCGTGAACCGTCTCATTTCACCATCGGAGATCGGTCTGGTCTCTTCCACCGCAGTGGTGTCGAGGACATCATCAAAACCTGCATCCACGAAGGCTCGACGCAGCACTCCTCGTTCGAAACCAAAGTGGAACACGCCGCTATTGTCGCGATGAAATTGACCGTCTTCGAGATCCAGATCGGCGAGGCAAAGCAGGCCTGACGGCACAAGCACACCGTGGAACTGATGGAGAAGCGATTTGATGTTCCGAATATGATGCAGGGTCATACTGCTGACAATCAGGTCGTACTTGCCGGTGAGCGTCTCGTCCTTGTCCAAATCCAGGTGCAGCGTTTTGATATTGGCAAATCCTTGCTTGGCGGCCTTGGCAGCGAAGACGTCAAGCATCCCCTGCGAACTGTCAACGCCCGTTATTGATCGCACCTGCCGTGCCCACGGAAGGGTAAGAAGGCCCGTCCCGCAGCCGAAGTCCAGGACATCCATGGTTGTGCTGAGCGGCACATGACGAGACATGGCAGCGGCTATGTCGCTTGCCAGCTTGACATGGCCCGGAATCTCATCCCACTCACTGGCCTCTTTGTCGAAATCGCGTTTCTCGTTTTTCATATCGCTCGATGTTACTGTAATCGTCCGATTGCGCAACGACGGTATTCAAGCGTCGCCGGAAGCAACCTATGCAGCTACCAGTCTTACGTAATGGTGCTTGTCACCTGAACACCCATCCGTTTCAAATCTTCGAAAAAACGCACCGGTTCGGCCAACTGTCCCATCATCCACAGACCGGGGCGCCGAGCTTGGCCATCCAAGTACTGCAGGAGGCAAGCCACAACAGGAATTGCAGTCAACTCGTAACCGTCGAGGTGCGAGACGGTGGCTTCGACTCTGACTGGTTTTCCGTTCTTCTCACCCAGTGCTTCAATCTTGAGCAAAATAAGGTGTGGCGGTTTCGAGAAATTCTGCATGCCCCACCAGACAAGTTTCCCCATTGGACGCACAGCATGGTCCCCGCCAATTTTCAGACCTGCCATCGCCAGTGGCGAGATGACCCAATCCGTAAACCAGTGAGATCCGGAAATGTAGAAGCCGATTTCCCTGAGTGCCGGATACATCTCTGGCAGGGGACGCAGCTCTTCGAAAAACATTGAATAACATCTGCGCACCCCGATTGCCCCGCCGAAATTCACCCTGCTGCTACTAAACGAACCCGTCTTAGTCCAGCGGCCGT harbors:
- the lon gene encoding endopeptidase La, which encodes MPKGGQKTAAEPREVIEIPAELPALPVTDTVVFPYMMLPLVISDKKLVRMADESLATNKIIAIFARKYPEGEEPAAEDLYSVGTASTILKMLRFPDNSMRLLVQGIGRVKLESVVQTEPYLKVRLSAITEDNRKTEETSALMKNVTNLFQKLVESVSYLPEELKVLSMNIEEPGRLADIVASNLNVEVARKQEILETVDAKERLQKVAVILARELELLEIGQKIQSDVKTEMDRGQREYYLRQQLKAIQKELGEVDERTQEADELREKIKKAQMPHEAEEAALKEVERLSKMAVAAAEYTVSRTYLDWLVSLPWSVSSGEEINVGEAAKILEEDHHDLEKVKERILEYLAVRKLKKNPKGPILCLVGPPGVGKTSLGMSIARALGRKFVRMSLGGMRDEAEIRGHRRTYIGALPGRIIQGMRKAESNNPVFMLDEVDKIGADFRGDPAAALLEVLDPEQNFSFSDHYLSVAFDLSKVVFITTANLLDPIPTVLRDRMEVLELPGYTREEKLIIAKKYLVPRQYEENGISQESLVFKDDAVREIISNYTMEAGVRNLEREIATVCRKVARQIAEGKDTSVSLTAKNLSDFLGPEKFFSEIAQRNDEVGVATGLAWTAMGGEIMFVEAQKMKGGKSLSLTGNLGEVMKESAQAALSYVRSLSKELGVKENFFDATDIHIHVPAGSIPKDGPSAGVAMVTCLASLVTGIPVKHDVAMTGEITLRGRVLPIGGVRQKVLAAHRAGIKTVVLPRKNEKDLVEVPEEVRKEIKFVFVERIDEMLSATLSSPVLKPTEAAVSRDRAPSRGVAQALRTSPDVKKQHSRARKNT
- a CDS encoding ABC transporter ATP-binding protein, translated to MTTYGRLLSYMKPYKKRIAGAILCMTIYAIFSGFSIGMVSPFIKVLFSEKPLSVEVTKEKSVFEAGGLGAFQAKIEVLKLKGEKYLLASRPIVSLERICFVILVVMLLKNLFGYGQSFFMVWVEQGVMRDIRNDLFRHLHELSLSFFHSRKTGHLISRITNDVGLVRDTISSGFFNLIRDSLLLLVCLFWIFWVSWKLAVVSLLVLPPSMFVIVSLGRRLRRRSTITQERMADITSVLHETIGGIRIVKAFGMEDLETRKFEGRNRAYFRSFVRLRRVGALASPLVEYLGVICATAVLWFGGHQIFVAKSLEPNLFFVFVFAMLSLMVPLKTLSNVNVTIQEGLAAATRIFSLLDTKPMVNEKENAIEIKEFRRSISFEDVTFNYESGDRVLKKISFEVKPGEAVAIVGPSGAGKSTLVDLIPRFYDPVEGSVTIDGKDLRELKLSSLRALIGIVTQETILFNDTVRSNIAYGKEGATREEVENAAKVAHAHDFIVSFPEAYDAVIGERGVKLSGGERQRIALARAILRNPQILILDEATSALDSESERYVQEAIHHLMEKRTSFVIAHRLSTIQNATRIIVLDDGRIVEEGTHDELLEMGGTYKKLYEMQFAT
- a CDS encoding glycosyltransferase family 9 protein; translated protein: MQKSALVVRLSSLGDVVLASSIPGALKNGIPGINITFVTKAQYVPVLKYNPFIDCLIGLENSDLSPSGMLRLISRLRRSEFDYVIDLHGNLRALIISGFAKSGMNVRVRKDGIRRRAFVHGLFRDSYRREHAARTYLKTVAGILGQVPDLAPEVYVGQDEMRSAVSFVGRIDGLKSPVIGVCPGARWPAKMWGQEKFGQLVRLITRELGGTAIVFLDEAGVVTPQGMAIEENDRSVFAFRGELGVVAALLSLGNAVVTNDSGLMHLSCALGKHVVAIFGPTTPELGFSPLGDGHRIVSKGLACQPCSVHGEKKCRLGTLECMESVSVDGVFHALKSVLGLS
- a CDS encoding radical SAM protein produces the protein MGNIPLQSGIVYGPVNSRRLGKSLGLNILPDSYKFCTFDCVYCQYGWTHVHSLDAGEKAGELPSPGEIDLALTRAMEELVGKKTRVDYITFSGNGESTLHPKFPEAVEIARHLRDRYVPEAKLAILSNSSTANRKDVRKALGRLDVRIMKLDAGSAEIIRKLNRPSEGIEFEAIVEGLKTLKSVTIQSLFVDGQFGNSGQREVEKWLAALEEIAPIEVQIYTLDRAPASDKVIAIDRKRLEAIAKKAQERGFKVTPYWRE
- a CDS encoding HAD family hydrolase, with the translated sequence MERKRGVFLDRDGTIIEDIPYLGDPKDVKLIPGSADAIRMLNERGIAVVVITNQSGIARKLFSRNDLEEVHRRMVQLIKEAGGELDGVFYCPHHPEFDVECECRKPKPGLVLMAADRLKLDLPRSYTIGDNPTDVLCGMNAGTKTVLIRKVHDEPDPARVGEISAADLRPDFVADNLLEAVKWLVKRDENDRS